One window of the Eucalyptus grandis isolate ANBG69807.140 chromosome 6, ASM1654582v1, whole genome shotgun sequence genome contains the following:
- the LOC104449825 gene encoding non-lysosomal glucosylceramidase isoform X2, with protein sequence MFMGLARQFMGLQAPIGVRLWHHSKQEAVHGRDTIFDFTKKRHVTGHQGVPLGGIGAGSIGRSYKGEFQRFQLFPKVSEDVPILANQFSVMVSRPNGKKFSTVLCPKTAGMPKGSRGSGTECWDWNLNGDKCTYHALFPRAWTIYDGEPDPDLRIVTRQLSPIIPHNYKESSFPVSVFTFTVSNQGRTSADVSLLFTWVNSVGGVSGFSGGHFNSNMETTDGIHGILLHHRTANGHPPVTFAIAAEESSDVHISKCPYFLISGTSHGFTAKDMWYAIKKNGSFDHTGQNDNLVPSEAGSSIGAAIAASLVVPPGSVRTVTFSLAWDCPEVRFDDNVYYRRYTKFYGTNGDAAAKIARDAILEHTQWESQIDAWQGPILHDRRLPSWYPVTLFNELYYLNSGGTIWTDGSPPVRNLLSGHVKFSLDQAKLGLKNEVGNDTAVEIIERMASTLSRIHGPLTSNTAFGTSLLQEGEENIGQFLYLEGNEYLMWNTYDVHFYSSFALIMLYPKLELSIQRDFAAAVMLHDPQKRKIMSDGKWVPRKVLGAVPHDIGLNNPWFEVNAYNLFNTDRWKDLNPKFVLQVYRDFIATGDLNFAKAVWPSVYTAMAYMDQFDKDGDGMIENEGFPDQTYDAWSVSGVSAYCGGLWVAALQAASAMAREVGDITSGNYFWVKYQKAKVVYDKLWNGCYYNYDDSGSSVSASIQADQLAGQWIARACGLLPIADSDKIRSALEKVFDFNVSKMKGGTRGAVNGMLPDGRIDMSAMQSREVWPGVTYSLAASMIQEGMMDMAFQTAAGVYEAAWSEKSLGFSFQTPEAWNENDEFRSICYMRPLAIWAMQWALSKPKLFGQEIKNQEIEESLYLSHHASFSKIASLLKLEDEPPKGFFQILYECTCRRLAP encoded by the exons TGCAGGAAGCATTGGGAGAAGCTACAAAGGCGAGTTTCAACGGTTTCAACTATTTCCAAAAGTATCTGAAGACGTACCAATTCTAGCAAATCAGTTCTCT GTCATGGTTTCGCGTCCGAATGGTAAAAAGTTTTCAACAGTATTATGTCCAAAGACTGCTGGGATGCCCAA AGGGTCAAGAGGCTCAGGGACTGAATGTTGGGATTGGAACTTGAATGGGGATAAATGTACATACCATGCTTTGTTTCCAAGGGCATGGACAATATATGATG GTGAACCTGACCCAGATCTCAGAATTGTAACTCGTCAGTTATCGCCAATAATCCCCCACAATTACAAAGAAAGCAGTTTTCCTGTCTCTGTATTTACCTTTACG GTTTCCAATCAAGGAAGAACTTCTGCAGATGTCTCCTTGCTCTTTACATGGGTG AACTCTGTGGGAGGAGTATCAGGTTTTTCCGGTGGGCATTTCAACTCTAATATGGA GACCACTGATGGTATTCATGGAATTCTCTTACATCACAG AACTGCAAATGGACATCCACCAGTGACTTTCGCTATTGCAGCTGAGGAATCTTCTGATGTACATATTTCTAAGTGTCCTTATTTCCTGATTTCTGGTACATCCCATGGTTTCACGGCAAAGGATATGTGGTATGCAATTAAAAAG AATGGGTCATTTGATCATACCGGCCAGAATGATAATCTCGTTCCATCAGAAGCAGGTTCGTCTATCGGTGCTGCCATAGCTGCCTCTTTGGTAGTTCCTCCAGGATCTGTTCGTACGGTTACATTTTCATTGGCATGGGATTGCCCAGAGGTGAGATTTGACGACAATGTGTATTACAG GCGTTATACAAAGTTTTATGGGACTAATGGGGATGCAGCAGCAAAGATTGCACGTGATGCTATTCTAG AGCATACACAGTGGGAGTCCCAGATAGACGCTTGGCAAGGACCAATTCTTCATGACAGAAGACTCCCTTCATG GTACCCAGTTACTCTTTTTAATGAGCTCTACTATCTGAATTCAGGTGGAACCATTTGGACAG aTGGCTCACCTCCTGTGCGGAACTTATTGAGCGGACATGTGAAATTTTCCCTTGACCAGGCCAAGTTAGGTCTGAAAAATGAGGTGGGCAATGACACAGCTGTTGAAATAATTGAGAGAATGGCATCAACCTTATCCCGAATCCATGGTCCCTTGACATCAAATACTGCTTTCGGGACCTCTTTGCTCCAGGAGGGGGAAGAAAATATTGGACAGTTCCTTTACCTAGAAGGAAATGAATACCTCATGTGGAATACATATGATGTCCATTTCTATTCATCTTTTGCACTTATCATGCTATACCCAAAGCTTGAACTCAGTATCCAACGAGACTTTGCAGCAGCAGTTATGCTACATGATCctcaaaagaggaaaatcatGAGTGATGGAAAGTGGGTTCCTCGCAAGGTTCTTGGAGCTGTTCCGCATGATATCGGACTAAACAATCCGTGGTTCGAAGTTAATGCTTATAACCTGTTCAACACAGATAGATGGAAGGACTTAAACCCAAAATTTGTCCTTCAAGTTTACAGGGACTTCATTGCAACTGGTGATCTGAACTTTGCAAAAGCTGTTTGGCCCTCAGTTTATACTGCAATGGCCTATATGGATCAGTTTGACAAAGATGGTGATGGGATGATAGAAAATGAGGGCTTTCCTGATCAAACTTATGATGCATGGTCTGTTTCTGGAGTAAGCGCATACTGTGGTGGGCTCTGGGTGGCTGCCCTTCAGGCTGCTTCAGCTATGGCACGTGAAGTTGGTGATATTACTTCTGGAAACTATTTTTGGGTTAAGTACCAAAAGGCAAAAGTGGTCTATGACAAGTTATGGAATGGTTGCTACTATAACTATGACGACAGTGGAAGTAGTGTGAGTGCATCAATTCAGGCAGATCAACTAGCCGGACAGTG GATTGCCAGAGCATGTGGTCTTCTCCCAATTGCTGATAGTGACAAAATCCGAAGTGCGCTGGAAAAGGTCTTTGATTTTAATGTATCGAAGATGAAAGGAGGGACTCGTGGAGCAGTAAATGGAATGCTGCCTGATGGAAGAATTGATATGTCGGCAATGCAATCAAGGGAAGTATGGCCAGGAGTTACGTATTCTTTGGCTGCTTCCATGATCCAAGAGGGAATGATGGACATGGCATTTCAGACTGCAGCTGGTGTCTATGAAGCAGCATGGTCGGAAAAAAGTCTAGG TTTTTCTTTTCAGACTCCAGAAGCATGgaatgaaaatgatgaattcAGATCAATTTGTTACATGAGGCCACTGGCTATTTGGGCAATGCAGTGGGCCTTGTCCAAACCCAAACTTTTTGGgcaggaaataaaaaatcaggAAATTGAAGAATCGCTATACTTAAGCCATCACGCCAGTTTTTCGAAAATCGCAAGTCTTCTGAAGTTGGAGGATGAGCCACCCAAGGGCTTCTTTCAGATTCTTTACGAGTGCACTTGCAGGAGACTCGCACCCTGA
- the LOC104449825 gene encoding non-lysosomal glucosylceramidase isoform X3 produces the protein MVSRPNGKKFSTVLCPKTAGMPKGSRGSGTECWDWNLNGDKCTYHALFPRAWTIYDGEPDPDLRIVTRQLSPIIPHNYKESSFPVSVFTFTVSNQGRTSADVSLLFTWVNSVGGVSGFSGGHFNSNMETTDGIHGILLHHRTANGHPPVTFAIAAEESSDVHISKCPYFLISGTSHGFTAKDMWYAIKKNGSFDHTGQNDNLVPSEAGSSIGAAIAASLVVPPGSVRTVTFSLAWDCPEVRFDDNVYYRRYTKFYGTNGDAAAKIARDAILEHTQWESQIDAWQGPILHDRRLPSWYPVTLFNELYYLNSGGTIWTDGSPPVRNLLSGHVKFSLDQAKLGLKNEVGNDTAVEIIERMASTLSRIHGPLTSNTAFGTSLLQEGEENIGQFLYLEGNEYLMWNTYDVHFYSSFALIMLYPKLELSIQRDFAAAVMLHDPQKRKIMSDGKWVPRKVLGAVPHDIGLNNPWFEVNAYNLFNTDRWKDLNPKFVLQVYRDFIATGDLNFAKAVWPSVYTAMAYMDQFDKDGDGMIENEGFPDQTYDAWSVSGVSAYCGGLWVAALQAASAMAREVGDITSGNYFWVKYQKAKVVYDKLWNGCYYNYDDSGSSVSASIQADQLAGQWIARACGLLPIADSDKIRSALEKVFDFNVSKMKGGTRGAVNGMLPDGRIDMSAMQSREVWPGVTYSLAASMIQEGMMDMAFQTAAGVYEAAWSEKSLGFSFQTPEAWNENDEFRSICYMRPLAIWAMQWALSKPKLFGQEIKNQEIEESLYLSHHASFSKIASLLKLEDEPPKGFFQILYECTCRRLAP, from the exons ATGGTTTCGCGTCCGAATGGTAAAAAGTTTTCAACAGTATTATGTCCAAAGACTGCTGGGATGCCCAA AGGGTCAAGAGGCTCAGGGACTGAATGTTGGGATTGGAACTTGAATGGGGATAAATGTACATACCATGCTTTGTTTCCAAGGGCATGGACAATATATGATG GTGAACCTGACCCAGATCTCAGAATTGTAACTCGTCAGTTATCGCCAATAATCCCCCACAATTACAAAGAAAGCAGTTTTCCTGTCTCTGTATTTACCTTTACG GTTTCCAATCAAGGAAGAACTTCTGCAGATGTCTCCTTGCTCTTTACATGGGTG AACTCTGTGGGAGGAGTATCAGGTTTTTCCGGTGGGCATTTCAACTCTAATATGGA GACCACTGATGGTATTCATGGAATTCTCTTACATCACAG AACTGCAAATGGACATCCACCAGTGACTTTCGCTATTGCAGCTGAGGAATCTTCTGATGTACATATTTCTAAGTGTCCTTATTTCCTGATTTCTGGTACATCCCATGGTTTCACGGCAAAGGATATGTGGTATGCAATTAAAAAG AATGGGTCATTTGATCATACCGGCCAGAATGATAATCTCGTTCCATCAGAAGCAGGTTCGTCTATCGGTGCTGCCATAGCTGCCTCTTTGGTAGTTCCTCCAGGATCTGTTCGTACGGTTACATTTTCATTGGCATGGGATTGCCCAGAGGTGAGATTTGACGACAATGTGTATTACAG GCGTTATACAAAGTTTTATGGGACTAATGGGGATGCAGCAGCAAAGATTGCACGTGATGCTATTCTAG AGCATACACAGTGGGAGTCCCAGATAGACGCTTGGCAAGGACCAATTCTTCATGACAGAAGACTCCCTTCATG GTACCCAGTTACTCTTTTTAATGAGCTCTACTATCTGAATTCAGGTGGAACCATTTGGACAG aTGGCTCACCTCCTGTGCGGAACTTATTGAGCGGACATGTGAAATTTTCCCTTGACCAGGCCAAGTTAGGTCTGAAAAATGAGGTGGGCAATGACACAGCTGTTGAAATAATTGAGAGAATGGCATCAACCTTATCCCGAATCCATGGTCCCTTGACATCAAATACTGCTTTCGGGACCTCTTTGCTCCAGGAGGGGGAAGAAAATATTGGACAGTTCCTTTACCTAGAAGGAAATGAATACCTCATGTGGAATACATATGATGTCCATTTCTATTCATCTTTTGCACTTATCATGCTATACCCAAAGCTTGAACTCAGTATCCAACGAGACTTTGCAGCAGCAGTTATGCTACATGATCctcaaaagaggaaaatcatGAGTGATGGAAAGTGGGTTCCTCGCAAGGTTCTTGGAGCTGTTCCGCATGATATCGGACTAAACAATCCGTGGTTCGAAGTTAATGCTTATAACCTGTTCAACACAGATAGATGGAAGGACTTAAACCCAAAATTTGTCCTTCAAGTTTACAGGGACTTCATTGCAACTGGTGATCTGAACTTTGCAAAAGCTGTTTGGCCCTCAGTTTATACTGCAATGGCCTATATGGATCAGTTTGACAAAGATGGTGATGGGATGATAGAAAATGAGGGCTTTCCTGATCAAACTTATGATGCATGGTCTGTTTCTGGAGTAAGCGCATACTGTGGTGGGCTCTGGGTGGCTGCCCTTCAGGCTGCTTCAGCTATGGCACGTGAAGTTGGTGATATTACTTCTGGAAACTATTTTTGGGTTAAGTACCAAAAGGCAAAAGTGGTCTATGACAAGTTATGGAATGGTTGCTACTATAACTATGACGACAGTGGAAGTAGTGTGAGTGCATCAATTCAGGCAGATCAACTAGCCGGACAGTG GATTGCCAGAGCATGTGGTCTTCTCCCAATTGCTGATAGTGACAAAATCCGAAGTGCGCTGGAAAAGGTCTTTGATTTTAATGTATCGAAGATGAAAGGAGGGACTCGTGGAGCAGTAAATGGAATGCTGCCTGATGGAAGAATTGATATGTCGGCAATGCAATCAAGGGAAGTATGGCCAGGAGTTACGTATTCTTTGGCTGCTTCCATGATCCAAGAGGGAATGATGGACATGGCATTTCAGACTGCAGCTGGTGTCTATGAAGCAGCATGGTCGGAAAAAAGTCTAGG TTTTTCTTTTCAGACTCCAGAAGCATGgaatgaaaatgatgaattcAGATCAATTTGTTACATGAGGCCACTGGCTATTTGGGCAATGCAGTGGGCCTTGTCCAAACCCAAACTTTTTGGgcaggaaataaaaaatcaggAAATTGAAGAATCGCTATACTTAAGCCATCACGCCAGTTTTTCGAAAATCGCAAGTCTTCTGAAGTTGGAGGATGAGCCACCCAAGGGCTTCTTTCAGATTCTTTACGAGTGCACTTGCAGGAGACTCGCACCCTGA
- the LOC104449825 gene encoding non-lysosomal glucosylceramidase isoform X4, whose product MGGKNSVGGVSGFSGGHFNSNMETTDGIHGILLHHRTANGHPPVTFAIAAEESSDVHISKCPYFLISGTSHGFTAKDMWYAIKKNGSFDHTGQNDNLVPSEAGSSIGAAIAASLVVPPGSVRTVTFSLAWDCPEVRFDDNVYYRRYTKFYGTNGDAAAKIARDAILEHTQWESQIDAWQGPILHDRRLPSWYPVTLFNELYYLNSGGTIWTDGSPPVRNLLSGHVKFSLDQAKLGLKNEVGNDTAVEIIERMASTLSRIHGPLTSNTAFGTSLLQEGEENIGQFLYLEGNEYLMWNTYDVHFYSSFALIMLYPKLELSIQRDFAAAVMLHDPQKRKIMSDGKWVPRKVLGAVPHDIGLNNPWFEVNAYNLFNTDRWKDLNPKFVLQVYRDFIATGDLNFAKAVWPSVYTAMAYMDQFDKDGDGMIENEGFPDQTYDAWSVSGVSAYCGGLWVAALQAASAMAREVGDITSGNYFWVKYQKAKVVYDKLWNGCYYNYDDSGSSVSASIQADQLAGQWIARACGLLPIADSDKIRSALEKVFDFNVSKMKGGTRGAVNGMLPDGRIDMSAMQSREVWPGVTYSLAASMIQEGMMDMAFQTAAGVYEAAWSEKSLGFSFQTPEAWNENDEFRSICYMRPLAIWAMQWALSKPKLFGQEIKNQEIEESLYLSHHASFSKIASLLKLEDEPPKGFFQILYECTCRRLAP is encoded by the exons ATGGGTGGTAAG AACTCTGTGGGAGGAGTATCAGGTTTTTCCGGTGGGCATTTCAACTCTAATATGGA GACCACTGATGGTATTCATGGAATTCTCTTACATCACAG AACTGCAAATGGACATCCACCAGTGACTTTCGCTATTGCAGCTGAGGAATCTTCTGATGTACATATTTCTAAGTGTCCTTATTTCCTGATTTCTGGTACATCCCATGGTTTCACGGCAAAGGATATGTGGTATGCAATTAAAAAG AATGGGTCATTTGATCATACCGGCCAGAATGATAATCTCGTTCCATCAGAAGCAGGTTCGTCTATCGGTGCTGCCATAGCTGCCTCTTTGGTAGTTCCTCCAGGATCTGTTCGTACGGTTACATTTTCATTGGCATGGGATTGCCCAGAGGTGAGATTTGACGACAATGTGTATTACAG GCGTTATACAAAGTTTTATGGGACTAATGGGGATGCAGCAGCAAAGATTGCACGTGATGCTATTCTAG AGCATACACAGTGGGAGTCCCAGATAGACGCTTGGCAAGGACCAATTCTTCATGACAGAAGACTCCCTTCATG GTACCCAGTTACTCTTTTTAATGAGCTCTACTATCTGAATTCAGGTGGAACCATTTGGACAG aTGGCTCACCTCCTGTGCGGAACTTATTGAGCGGACATGTGAAATTTTCCCTTGACCAGGCCAAGTTAGGTCTGAAAAATGAGGTGGGCAATGACACAGCTGTTGAAATAATTGAGAGAATGGCATCAACCTTATCCCGAATCCATGGTCCCTTGACATCAAATACTGCTTTCGGGACCTCTTTGCTCCAGGAGGGGGAAGAAAATATTGGACAGTTCCTTTACCTAGAAGGAAATGAATACCTCATGTGGAATACATATGATGTCCATTTCTATTCATCTTTTGCACTTATCATGCTATACCCAAAGCTTGAACTCAGTATCCAACGAGACTTTGCAGCAGCAGTTATGCTACATGATCctcaaaagaggaaaatcatGAGTGATGGAAAGTGGGTTCCTCGCAAGGTTCTTGGAGCTGTTCCGCATGATATCGGACTAAACAATCCGTGGTTCGAAGTTAATGCTTATAACCTGTTCAACACAGATAGATGGAAGGACTTAAACCCAAAATTTGTCCTTCAAGTTTACAGGGACTTCATTGCAACTGGTGATCTGAACTTTGCAAAAGCTGTTTGGCCCTCAGTTTATACTGCAATGGCCTATATGGATCAGTTTGACAAAGATGGTGATGGGATGATAGAAAATGAGGGCTTTCCTGATCAAACTTATGATGCATGGTCTGTTTCTGGAGTAAGCGCATACTGTGGTGGGCTCTGGGTGGCTGCCCTTCAGGCTGCTTCAGCTATGGCACGTGAAGTTGGTGATATTACTTCTGGAAACTATTTTTGGGTTAAGTACCAAAAGGCAAAAGTGGTCTATGACAAGTTATGGAATGGTTGCTACTATAACTATGACGACAGTGGAAGTAGTGTGAGTGCATCAATTCAGGCAGATCAACTAGCCGGACAGTG GATTGCCAGAGCATGTGGTCTTCTCCCAATTGCTGATAGTGACAAAATCCGAAGTGCGCTGGAAAAGGTCTTTGATTTTAATGTATCGAAGATGAAAGGAGGGACTCGTGGAGCAGTAAATGGAATGCTGCCTGATGGAAGAATTGATATGTCGGCAATGCAATCAAGGGAAGTATGGCCAGGAGTTACGTATTCTTTGGCTGCTTCCATGATCCAAGAGGGAATGATGGACATGGCATTTCAGACTGCAGCTGGTGTCTATGAAGCAGCATGGTCGGAAAAAAGTCTAGG TTTTTCTTTTCAGACTCCAGAAGCATGgaatgaaaatgatgaattcAGATCAATTTGTTACATGAGGCCACTGGCTATTTGGGCAATGCAGTGGGCCTTGTCCAAACCCAAACTTTTTGGgcaggaaataaaaaatcaggAAATTGAAGAATCGCTATACTTAAGCCATCACGCCAGTTTTTCGAAAATCGCAAGTCTTCTGAAGTTGGAGGATGAGCCACCCAAGGGCTTCTTTCAGATTCTTTACGAGTGCACTTGCAGGAGACTCGCACCCTGA